One window of Misgurnus anguillicaudatus chromosome 13, ASM2758022v2, whole genome shotgun sequence genomic DNA carries:
- the LOC129431504 gene encoding uncharacterized protein, with the protein MLARKVGKQLGHPTFSVTGWMVTKFLKWHNTILEENAVKLINVQPDDTILELGHGLGFGLQAASQLLTGPKGKLIGVDYSEYMHQMASERMKEQITKGKVMLYYSDLVNMPVAENSVDKAFHCNCYYFWPDLNAGARVIHKVMKPGSLMVTTLRLKSVKKAFSMKVLIGDNWRPEVYMEVLKSSGFTDVRMENMRDRHINFQAIFATAVK; encoded by the exons ATGCTGGCTAGGAAAGTGGGCAAACAGTTGGGTCATCCCACTTTTTCTGTTACCGGATGGATGGTGACCAAGTTTCTGAAATGGCACAACACAATACTGGAGGAAAATGCAGTGAAACTGATCAATGTACAGCCAGACGACACAATACTGGAACTGGGTCATGGTCTGGGCTTTGGTCTCCAGGCGGCCTCGCAGCTCCTGACGGGCCCCAAAGGGAAGCTGATTGGGGTTGACTACTCAGAATACATGCATCAGATGGCCAGTGAACGAATGAAGGAGCAGATAACAAAAGGAAAGGTCATGCTGTATTACAGTGATTTGGTGAACATGCCTGTAGCTGAAAATAGTGTTGATAAGGCGTTTCACTGCAACTGTTATTACTTTTGGCCGGATCTGAATGCTGGGGCGAGAGTGATTCATAAAGTGATGAAACCAG GTTCTCTTATGGTTACAACACTCAGATTAAAAAGTGTGAAAAAAGCATTTTCTATGAAGGTGCTCATAGGGGATAATTGGCGCCCTGAGGTCTATATGGAAGTCTTGAAGTCCTCCGGGTTCACAGATGTCCGAATGGAAAACATgagagacagacacatcaatTTTCAAGCTATTTTTGCAACTGCTGTAAAGTAA